In Spirochaeta thermophila DSM 6578, the following proteins share a genomic window:
- a CDS encoding M30 family zinc metallopeptidase — protein MKRMLWLSVGLLMGVSLSCSFFFPETEPLASHAGIVRLSSSGSFDYTVALEEPRDVYFVFSAAPSYSGAQVVSVAPLMVDGVRLPQPGALRLPAVFPEPASIEARIANENARLARLLLSRGTRRTLPRAALTPSEMRADTVGETDAFYDVADTIRSVSATCRYVGTEDTPQGLRTLSIWVADDQWGTITQAMVDELAARFLSSGLDNDIYDWLTTILGPEWGGHPYVDLIPFDGGITIFLTDIGNDGSTEGGIVGYFAAIHQFKNEYLQQYGESPVSNERVMFTIDAPMYANDGGDGMWTPSDEWPKIVFSTLVHEFQHMINFYQKTVLRGGISEVWLNEMCSQVAEDLLADKVGVEGPRGVDPQVGGPGDPGNTGGRIPYYNQYTYLPLMKTEGFDLLDYATTYAFGAWTVRNFGGAFFLRRVVQSPYGGKDAVEKAVQEAGGVYTTMADLVAQWAVAVLTSDRTDMPEGYRYNTGTWFTSTLGGTEYRLGSIDFFRYYRRTEDGEVISEPGPVVYEGEDPLGELSAASNVFYAAARSFTGKKTFHLTVPQGVITHVVILPPR, from the coding sequence ATGAAGAGGATGCTCTGGCTCTCCGTGGGACTCCTCATGGGGGTCTCCCTTTCCTGCTCCTTTTTCTTCCCCGAGACCGAGCCACTGGCAAGCCATGCGGGTATCGTGCGGCTCTCCTCCTCAGGAAGTTTTGATTACACGGTGGCGCTCGAGGAGCCGAGGGATGTGTACTTCGTCTTCTCCGCAGCTCCTTCCTACTCCGGCGCCCAGGTGGTGAGTGTGGCTCCGCTCATGGTGGATGGGGTTCGGCTTCCCCAGCCCGGGGCGCTGAGGCTTCCTGCGGTGTTCCCCGAGCCGGCGTCCATCGAGGCACGTATCGCCAACGAGAACGCCCGCCTCGCCCGGCTCCTCCTGTCCCGGGGCACGAGGCGGACGCTCCCGCGTGCGGCCCTCACCCCTTCCGAGATGCGGGCCGATACCGTGGGCGAGACGGATGCCTTCTACGATGTGGCGGACACGATCCGATCGGTGAGCGCGACCTGTCGCTATGTAGGGACGGAGGATACGCCACAGGGACTCCGCACCCTCTCCATCTGGGTGGCCGACGACCAGTGGGGCACCATCACCCAAGCGATGGTGGACGAGCTCGCCGCTCGTTTCCTCTCATCGGGGCTCGATAATGACATCTACGACTGGCTCACGACCATACTGGGGCCTGAGTGGGGGGGCCACCCTTACGTGGATCTCATTCCCTTCGACGGGGGTATCACCATCTTCCTTACCGATATAGGGAATGACGGGAGTACCGAGGGAGGAATCGTGGGCTACTTCGCCGCGATCCATCAGTTCAAAAACGAGTACCTCCAGCAGTACGGTGAGAGTCCTGTCTCGAACGAGCGGGTCATGTTCACCATCGACGCACCCATGTACGCGAACGACGGCGGCGACGGGATGTGGACTCCTTCCGACGAGTGGCCGAAGATCGTCTTCTCCACCCTGGTCCACGAGTTCCAGCACATGATCAACTTCTATCAGAAGACCGTGCTCCGTGGCGGGATCTCCGAGGTGTGGCTCAACGAGATGTGCAGTCAGGTGGCGGAGGACCTCCTCGCGGACAAGGTGGGAGTGGAGGGGCCCCGCGGAGTGGACCCACAGGTGGGAGGACCCGGCGATCCCGGCAATACCGGAGGGCGGATCCCCTACTACAACCAGTACACCTACCTGCCCCTCATGAAGACCGAGGGTTTCGACCTGCTCGACTATGCGACCACCTATGCCTTCGGGGCCTGGACGGTGCGTAACTTCGGTGGGGCTTTCTTCCTCCGGCGGGTGGTGCAGAGCCCGTACGGGGGAAAGGATGCGGTGGAAAAGGCCGTACAGGAGGCGGGTGGGGTCTACACCACCATGGCCGACCTGGTGGCCCAGTGGGCGGTCGCCGTGCTCACCTCCGACCGCACGGACATGCCGGAGGGATACCGCTACAATACAGGTACGTGGTTCACTTCTACCCTTGGGGGGACCGAGTATCGTCTGGGTTCCATCGACTTTTTCAGGTATTACCGCAGGACCGAGGACGGCGAGGTGATTTCAGAGCCGGGTCCTGTGGTGTATGAGGGTGAAGATCCCCTGGGCGAGCTTTCCGCCGCATCCAATGTGTTCTACGCGGCCGCACGCTCGTTCACAGGAAAAAAGACCTTCCATCTCACGGTGCCGCAGGGGGTGATCACCCACGTGGTCATCCTTCCACCCCGTTAG
- a CDS encoding SH3 domain-containing protein, which produces MRRAALFLLALSVAGFVASCGSRTIGYAVVLWSPDETKIPTGTIIPVFKESLVYDTYTVMMGEELVDVPRWQLALYPSREEAEKAVQEMGEYRTSFATAAVNAARVRKGPGTDQEVVYKLAEGERVKILAPPVVEEESGRLWFKVYTKGGITGFCEASLLKVGTGERQDRSPPAGGTERLTLLQKGPWRPLYFKEMQERGRIDLYRVSPAYGFFVDTGARTITVSVPGRSTRFSYERFLPISDSEFVPEGAPVRIFFRDQETIAVQYPYGTRTYTDLFCLFPDDVNLLISEEMARRETAYRELIAPGSRLVSSSYGILTLNPDKTFRWERPGTLKGRYIPASAAPTGKIELSVLLGEDLESRYDGVLVFWFDNTSAEEKVYFLYKKEPGSIRLFYLPASSVVRNVAVSEPRVPVVLYFSYME; this is translated from the coding sequence ATGAGACGAGCCGCTTTGTTCCTCCTTGCACTGAGCGTGGCAGGGTTCGTAGCCTCCTGCGGATCCCGCACCATAGGCTACGCGGTGGTCCTCTGGTCGCCCGATGAGACGAAAATCCCCACAGGCACGATCATCCCCGTGTTCAAGGAGTCGCTGGTCTACGACACCTACACGGTGATGATGGGCGAAGAGCTCGTCGATGTCCCGCGGTGGCAGCTCGCCCTCTATCCCTCGCGAGAAGAGGCCGAGAAGGCCGTGCAGGAGATGGGGGAGTACCGGACCTCGTTCGCCACCGCCGCGGTGAACGCCGCACGGGTGCGCAAAGGCCCGGGGACCGACCAGGAGGTGGTCTACAAACTCGCGGAGGGCGAGCGGGTGAAGATCCTCGCCCCGCCCGTGGTGGAGGAAGAGAGCGGCCGTCTGTGGTTCAAGGTGTACACAAAAGGCGGGATCACGGGCTTCTGCGAGGCCTCGCTCCTCAAGGTGGGCACGGGGGAGAGGCAGGACCGGTCCCCGCCGGCGGGGGGGACCGAGAGGCTCACCCTCCTCCAGAAGGGGCCCTGGCGCCCTCTCTACTTCAAGGAGATGCAGGAGCGGGGGAGGATCGACCTCTACCGGGTGAGCCCCGCGTACGGATTCTTCGTCGATACCGGGGCGCGCACCATCACCGTGTCCGTACCGGGCAGGAGCACGCGTTTCTCGTACGAGCGATTTCTCCCCATCTCCGACTCGGAGTTCGTCCCCGAAGGGGCGCCGGTGCGCATCTTCTTCCGTGATCAGGAGACGATCGCGGTCCAGTATCCCTACGGCACGAGGACCTACACCGATCTCTTCTGCCTCTTCCCCGACGATGTGAACCTGCTCATCTCCGAGGAGATGGCACGGAGGGAGACTGCCTACCGTGAGCTCATAGCCCCCGGCTCGAGGCTGGTGAGCAGCTCATACGGCATCCTCACCCTCAATCCCGACAAGACCTTCCGCTGGGAACGGCCCGGCACCCTCAAGGGCAGGTACATTCCCGCCTCGGCGGCCCCCACGGGGAAGATAGAGCTCTCGGTCCTCCTTGGGGAAGACCTCGAGTCCAGGTACGACGGGGTGCTCGTCTTCTGGTTCGACAACACCTCCGCGGAGGAGAAGGTCTACTTCCTCTACAAGAAGGAACCGGGGAGCATCAGGCTCTTCTACCTCCCCGCCTCCTCGGTGGTGCGCAACGTCGCCGTGAGCGAGCCGAGGGTGCCCGTGGTCCTCTACTTCTCATACATGGAGTAG